The Lipingzhangella halophila genome segment ATGACCGGGAAGTTCCAGCAACCTCGCGAGGTCGCCACCCGCACAGAACGAACGCTCCCCGGCGCCGGTCACGACCAGTACCCGCGCATTGTCGTCAGCCGCGAACGCGTCAATGGCTTCTGCGATACCCAACGCCATTTCCACGTTGACCGCGTTGGCCGCCTCCTGCCGGTCAAGTGTCAATTGTGTGACATGCCCGAAGTGCTCAACAGCAAGCGTCATGGTGCTCCTTACCGAGTCATTCGACGGGGGTGCGGGGTTTGCGGGGCAGTTCAAGGCCGGTGTGGCCGAAAAGGACCATGCGGTTGTCCATCCTTGCAGGTGCGGTTGATGGCGGAATCGGTGCCCTCGGCGATCCCGTCCGCGATCGTCGGCCCCAGTTCCCTGCTCTGGGGCCACCTCATTCGAGCGACAATGATCATTGACCGTCACCCGCACAACTTGTTCGCCCTTTCCTGAGCCAACGTCTGCTGCGGACACGCGAGAAGCTGCCCCAAGCCGTTACGGCAGCCGGGTGTTTCTCGTGCGCGGCTTTCCTCGCCGTGAGTTGTGCAGGACGAGTGCGGCTACGGAGTGTGGATGCCGATGCCGCCACAGCGCACTCGGCGACCTTCCTCCAACCAGCCGACTGCAACCAACGTAGTGACCGGGTACAGCTCGCGCGCGGCAGGCGGCCAACGCAGGAGGAGAGGTAACGAGATATGACCGACGCCCCAAACGAGTTCAGCGCGGTCCACCGGGAAATAGGTGACTACCCGGTCGCTACGGGCGCAGGCCGCTCGCTCCTGCTGCGCCGCCCCTATGACGCCTCGGTCCAGGACGTATGGCACGCCTGCACCACCCCCGAGCGGCTCGGCCGCTGGCTGGCCCCGGTCACCGGCGACCTCGCACCCGGCGGCACCTTCCGGGTCGAGGGCCAGGCCAGCGGCAGGATCCTCGTCTGTCAGGAGCCTCACCTGCTCAAGGTGACCTGGGAATACGGGCCGGATTCGGTCACTGAGGTGGAGCTGCGTCTCGCCGAGAATGCCGACGGCGGAACCGTCCTTGAGCTGCGGCACACCTCACCCACCGAGACCGTCGACGAGATCGCCAAGGTCGTCGACTTCGCCGTCCAGCAGTTCACGCCCGGGTCTCGGAACAGCCCGACCGACCACTGAGGGACCCTCAGTGAGCCTCTTCCGACCTCACTGGCTACCAGGCGCACGCTCGTTACCTCGAGCCGGCCGCGGAAACGCCGAGCCTTCTGACCGGTGCTGGCCGGCAGCACACCCGCGCCCACCTCCTGACCGTGACGATGGAGATGGCACCGCGATCCGCCTTCTGCCTGACGCGGAGGCGGGCCGCCCGATCGGACGGCCCACCCTGGAGCGTACGGCGGCGGCAGCCCGGTCTACTTCTCCTGTATCCCCTGCAGCGCCTCCTCCACGCGGTCGAGCGTGTAGTTGGCGTCGGTGTAGCCGGCGACGGTGTTCTTCCCGGCGGCGAAGACGCGGTCGTTCCGCACCGCGGGAAGCTCCTTGTAGAGGGTCGTGGTCTGCAGGTCCTTCATGAACGGGTTGAGCTCGGCCCGCAGGTTCGAGTCGATGAAGAGGATGTCGGCGTCGCCGACGGCCGAGTCGATCTTCTCGTTCGAGAGGGTGGCCTCGGGCTCGGGCTCGTCCTCGACGATGGCGTTCTCCTGCTTCGACCAGGTGAAGCCGAGCGGTGTCAGCAGGGTGCCGGTCATGTTCTCCTCGCCCCACGCGTAGAAGCTGTTCTCCTCGTACGCGCCGATGACGCCGACCGTGTTGTTGTCCTCGATGACGTCGGCGTAGGTGTCCGCGATCTCCTGCTGGCGCGATTGGAACTCGCTCTGTAGCTCGTCCACCTGCTCTGGCACACCGAGAGCATCAGCGATCTCCTCGGTGCGCTGCGTCCACTTCGCGCGGTCACCGCCGCGCAGCGTGAAGGTGTAGACGGGGGCGACGTCCTCGAGCTGCGCGAGGACCTCCTCGTCGTAGATGTTCGGGGCCAGGATCATGTCTGGCTCCACCTTCGCGATCTCCTCGAGTTTGGGCTCCTCCGCGTCGGCGACGACCGGGACCGACTCGATTTCCTCCTCGATGTCCTCGGGCACGATCCCGGGCTCGAAGACGCCCTGGCCGACGGGCATGAAGCCCAGGTCGTACACCGGCTGCGTGGCCGCGTAGTGCAGGGTGACGACGCGCTCCGGCTCCGCGGGGACCTCGACCTCGGCACCCGTCGCATCGGTCACGGTGCGGGTGGCGCCCCCGGCGGACCCGTCTTCCGAGGTACCTGAGGACCCGCAGCCGGCGAGGGCGAGGCCCAGCGCCGCGACACCGGCGGCGAGGGAGAGGGATGGTGACTTCATGGGGTGACCTTTCGGTTTTCGGTGCCCGTGACCACGGCGCGGCCCCGGTGTCTGGTGACGACAAGAGGGCCGCCGTTGACGGGGTCCTCGATGATCGTGGCGTCGACGTTGAAGACCTCGGCGAGAAGACCAGAGGTGAGCACGTCCTCGGGGCTCCCCTCGGCGACGACGCTTCCGCCCGACATCACGATGAGGTGGCCGGCGTAGCGGGCGGCGTGGTTGATGTCGTGGAGGACGGCCACGATCGTCCGCCGGCTGTTCCGGTTCAGGTCGGCGAACAGGTCCATCAGCGATACCTGGTGGGAGACGTCCAGGAAGGTGGTCGGCTCGTCGAGCAACAGGATCGGGGACTCCTGCGCGAGCGCCATGGCGACCCAGGCCCGTTGCCGCTGGCCACCTGACAGCTCGTCGATCGGGCGGTCGGCGAGCTCGGTCATGGCGGTCTGGTTGAGGGCGCGGCGTACGCTTCGTTCGTCCTCCTCGCTCCAGCGGGCCAGGATCGACTGGTGCGGGTAGCGGCCCCGGCGCACGAGGTCGAACACGGAGATGCCCGCGGGCGCGATGGCGGACTGCGGCAGCAGGCCGAGGCGCGCCGCCACCTCTTTCGCGCGCATGGCGTGGATGTCCTTGCCATCGAGGTACACCGTTCCGGCGCTCGGCTTCAGCAGCCGGGACAGCGAGCGCAGCAGCGTGGACTTCCCGGACGCGTTCGGGCCGAGGATGACCGTGAAGCCGACACCGTCGGGAATGTCGACGCTCAGGTGCTCACCGATCACGCGCTTGTCGTAGGCCATGGTGATGTCGTCGGCGCGCAGCGGCGCCGCGCCGGCCGCCGAAGGACCGTCGGAGATGTTCACAGGGTTCCCTTCCGGTTCTCGCGGATGAGGAGACCGACGAGGTAGACGCCACCGACCGCGACCGTGGCGACGCCGACGGGAAAGGAGTGTCCGGGGACGGCGTGCTGGGCGGCGAGGTCGGCGCTCGCCAGGATGAAGGCGCCGGCACAGGCCGCCGGCGCGAGAGAGACACCGGTCGATGCCGCGATCCGGCGTCCGACGTGTGGTGCGGCGAGCGCGACGAAGGCGATCGGACCCGCGGCGGCGGTCACGATCGCGACGAGGACGACGCCCGCCAGGATCGCGACCAGGCGCGTACGCGCCGCCTGGACGCCGAGCGAGGCCGAGACGTCCGCACCGAGATCGAGCAGGCTCAGGCGCCGGTCGAGGAGTACGCCGGCGGCGAGGGTCGCGAGGAGCCCGATGGCCATGACTGGCCCGGTGTACTCGAAACTCGTGCCGTTGAGTGTGCCCACTCCCCACAACGCCGCGGCCTGGGCGATCTCCAGGTCGGCGGTGAGCAGGAACCAGGTCTCCAGGCTCACCAGCATCGCGCTCAGGCCGATGCCCACGATGACCAGCCGGAAGCCCGCGACTCCGCCGCCACGCGAGAGCAGCAGCACAAGAGCGGCGACGACGAGTCCCCCGGCGAGCGCGCCGCCGGCCACCAGCGCGAAGCTCGACCCGACGTACGCGACGACCGCGACGCCGCCCGCCGAGGAGCCCGCCGTGAAGCCGATGATGTCCGGGCTTCCCAGCGGGTTGCGGGTGAGGCATTGGAAGACCGCACCCGCCACCCCGAGCATCGCACCGAACACCGCGGCCGCCAGCGCGCGAGGCAGGCGCCACTGGACGACGAAAAGCTCGGCCGACGCCGGTGCCTCACCGGTCAGCGCCGCGACGATCTCGCCCGGCGAGTAGACAACGGTGCCGAGCATGAGCGCCACGATGGTCACCACCGCGGTCATCACGGCAAGTCCCGCGCAGGTGAGGGCCGTGCGCATGGGGATCCGCCCCGACACCGGCACCCGCCCGGCCCGCACCACGACGTGGCCGCGTTCCGCTCTGACCCACGCGCTCACTGGGCGCGCACCTGCTTCCCGGAGACGAGCCAGATGAGGACCGGCGCGCCGATGAAGGCCGTGACGACCCCGACGGGCACCTCGCGCAGCGGGACCACCACCCGGGCCACGATGTCGGAGACCAGCAGCACCACCGGTGCCACGAGCATCGACATCGGGATGACCCGCAGGTGGTCGTTGCCGACGAGCAGGCGGCACACGTGCGGTGCCATCAGTCCGAGGAAGCCAATCGGGCCCGCGACGGCCGTCGCCGCACCAACGAGGAGGGTGACCGCGACGACCGCCAGCGCCCGCGTACGGCGCGCACTGACGCCGAGCGAGGCGGCGAGGTCATCACCGAGCGCGATCGCGTTGAGTGGCCGCATCAGGACCGGGACCAGCACCAGCCCGATAATGAGGTACGGCGCCACGCCCACCAGGTCGTCGAGCGACCGTCCTGCGACCGAGCCCGCCACCCACGAGCGGTACCGCTCGAACGTGTCCGGGTCGAACAGCCGGATAGCCGTCGTGACGCCGCCGAACACCGCCGCGAGCGCGACGCCCGCAAGGGTCATGCGGACCGGGGTCGCCGGCCCGCGGCCCGTCGATGCGAGGAGCAGGACGGCGACGGTGGCGAACGACGCACCCGCGAGGGCCGGCCAGACGAGCGAGCCGACCGTGGCCGGCATCCCGACCAGGATCGCCACCGCCACGAACATGGTGGCCCCGGCGTTCACGCCCAGGATTCCGGGGTCGGCGAGCGGATTGCGCGTGAAGGCCTGG includes the following:
- a CDS encoding ABC transporter ATP-binding protein, whose translation is MAYDKRVIGEHLSVDIPDGVGFTVILGPNASGKSTLLRSLSRLLKPSAGTVYLDGKDIHAMRAKEVAARLGLLPQSAIAPAGISVFDLVRRGRYPHQSILARWSEEDERSVRRALNQTAMTELADRPIDELSGGQRQRAWVAMALAQESPILLLDEPTTFLDVSHQVSLMDLFADLNRNSRRTIVAVLHDINHAARYAGHLIVMSGGSVVAEGSPEDVLTSGLLAEVFNVDATIIEDPVNGGPLVVTRHRGRAVVTGTENRKVTP
- a CDS encoding ABC transporter substrate-binding protein, which translates into the protein MKSPSLSLAAGVAALGLALAGCGSSGTSEDGSAGGATRTVTDATGAEVEVPAEPERVVTLHYAATQPVYDLGFMPVGQGVFEPGIVPEDIEEEIESVPVVADAEEPKLEEIAKVEPDMILAPNIYDEEVLAQLEDVAPVYTFTLRGGDRAKWTQRTEEIADALGVPEQVDELQSEFQSRQQEIADTYADVIEDNNTVGVIGAYEENSFYAWGEENMTGTLLTPLGFTWSKQENAIVEDEPEPEATLSNEKIDSAVGDADILFIDSNLRAELNPFMKDLQTTTLYKELPAVRNDRVFAAGKNTVAGYTDANYTLDRVEEALQGIQEK
- a CDS encoding FecCD family ABC transporter permease; the encoded protein is MPEAPVPTRGARAAAEREAPRSAHSRMPLALLGLAVALVLAAGASLFVGAEQVAPSRVLSAVAGDGGREAEVLVFDYRLPRTIIAIAVGAALGLAGALIQAFTRNPLADPGILGVNAGATMFVAVAILVGMPATVGSLVWPALAGASFATVAVLLLASTGRGPATPVRMTLAGVALAAVFGGVTTAIRLFDPDTFERYRSWVAGSVAGRSLDDLVGVAPYLIIGLVLVPVLMRPLNAIALGDDLAASLGVSARRTRALAVVAVTLLVGAATAVAGPIGFLGLMAPHVCRLLVGNDHLRVIPMSMLVAPVVLLVSDIVARVVVPLREVPVGVVTAFIGAPVLIWLVSGKQVRAQ
- a CDS encoding FecCD family ABC transporter permease, coding for MSAWVRAERGHVVVRAGRVPVSGRIPMRTALTCAGLAVMTAVVTIVALMLGTVVYSPGEIVAALTGEAPASAELFVVQWRLPRALAAAVFGAMLGVAGAVFQCLTRNPLGSPDIIGFTAGSSAGGVAVVAYVGSSFALVAGGALAGGLVVAALVLLLSRGGGVAGFRLVIVGIGLSAMLVSLETWFLLTADLEIAQAAALWGVGTLNGTSFEYTGPVMAIGLLATLAAGVLLDRRLSLLDLGADVSASLGVQAARTRLVAILAGVVLVAIVTAAAGPIAFVALAAPHVGRRIAASTGVSLAPAACAGAFILASADLAAQHAVPGHSFPVGVATVAVGGVYLVGLLIRENRKGTL
- a CDS encoding SRPBCC domain-containing protein, which codes for MTDAPNEFSAVHREIGDYPVATGAGRSLLLRRPYDASVQDVWHACTTPERLGRWLAPVTGDLAPGGTFRVEGQASGRILVCQEPHLLKVTWEYGPDSVTEVELRLAENADGGTVLELRHTSPTETVDEIAKVVDFAVQQFTPGSRNSPTDH